A window of uncultured Methanoregula sp. genomic DNA:
GAACCCGTGACCGCTGAACTGGCTGACCATGGGGGAATTGCCGGACCGGTCCGCGGGCACCGGGATGAAGAGCGTCACATTGTACAGGGGCGAGTCCGTGCTGAACGTGCAGGTATACGCATAGGTGCTTGAAAGCGATGTCCTGTACGCGTTCTCCGTATAACTGGTATACAGGAATATCCCGGTAAACAGTACCAGGATAATGATGAAAAGTCCGAGGGTGATTTTGATGATCCTGTCCATAGTATCTTCCTTCCGGCATCTTTGTCAGGCCCATAAGATTTCTGAGGGCATGCCGGTAGTATAATAAGGAATTATAGGCCAACCCGTATTGAATAGTTATCGCAATCCGGATCCGTGCTCATGCCTGCGGGCCGTACCATTTATTCATTAAAACCCCGTGCAGGCCGAAGAGAGACCATGAACCCCGACAAATCCCTCGTGCTCAGGAATGTTGCCATACCCGGCGGCCGAACCGCAGACATCACGCTTTCGGATGGTATTGTTAAGCATGCGGGGGCTGGATCCATAACAGAAGATGCAATCGATTGTACCGGTCTGCTGGTGCTGCCGGCCGCAGTCGATATCCATGTGCATATGCGGGGAGGGGTGCAGTCAGCAAAGGAGGACTGGGGTTCCGGCAGCAGGAGCGCCCTTGCCGGCGGGGTGACCGTTGTCGTGGACCAGCCCAACACGATACCGCCCCTCACAACTCCCGAAGCCTTCAGAAAACGGGTGGAGGATGCCAGGGAACACTCGCTGTGCAATTTTGCGATCAACAGCGGCGTTACACCGGATACCCCGCTTCCGGCCATGTGGGAGGCCGGGGCCATGGCGTTTGGCGAGACCTTCTTTGCCCCGTCAAGCTATGGCGATGCCATCGATGAGCCGGGGCTGAAGGCAGCCCTCTCTGGCATACACAGGCTGGGTGCGCTTGCAACCATCCATGCCGAGGAAGTGACAACTGGTGAAGATCTGACCCTCGCATCCCACGCAGCCCTCCGTTCTCCGGAAGGGGAAGTGAGGGCGGTGGAGGCAGTCGGGCGCTGCAATACAAAAGGATGCCGGCTCCACTTCTGCCACATGAGTACCGGCCCTTCTATCGATGCCGCATCCGGCACGGTCGAAGTCACCCCCCACCACCTCTTCCTGTCCCGGGACCGGTTTAAAACAAGCGACACACTGGCCAAGATGAACCCCCCGGTCCGGAGCGAACCGGAACGGAAGGAACTCTGGGCCC
This region includes:
- the pyrC gene encoding dihydroorotase — translated: MNPDKSLVLRNVAIPGGRTADITLSDGIVKHAGAGSITEDAIDCTGLLVLPAAVDIHVHMRGGVQSAKEDWGSGSRSALAGGVTVVVDQPNTIPPLTTPEAFRKRVEDAREHSLCNFAINSGVTPDTPLPAMWEAGAMAFGETFFAPSSYGDAIDEPGLKAALSGIHRLGALATIHAEEVTTGEDLTLASHAALRSPEGEVRAVEAVGRCNTKGCRLHFCHMSTGPSIDAASGTVEVTPHHLFLSRDRFKTSDTLAKMNPPVRSEPERKELWARWKRIDVIASDHAPHTKEEKSAGFAAAPSGVPGVETMVPLLLAEVLEKRIDLVDLIRKTSITPSLLMGIPPAGFAPGNRADFAMYRKERVPVCADNLHSRCGWTPFEGMPAVFPVMTIMDGRVVFREGEFLPGPSRWIPGAGYSSR